From Haloarcula sp. CBA1127, a single genomic window includes:
- a CDS encoding acyl-CoA dehydrogenase family protein, giving the protein MDLLSEKLVPEHAHEVKEEAREFAAEHIEPVAGEYYASGEYPWDVLEAAREAGLVAQDISEEWGGSGYDLQQMLAMAEELYKADAGIALTIQLASFGAEIVEDHGADWQKEEFLEPVAAGDQLTGLAVSEPETGSDLAGMTTAAEKDGDEWVINGEKYWIGNGVEADWVTLYAKTGDDPNDRYGNYSMFIVPTDADGYHAEHIPEKMGFRASKQAHIVLDDCRIPEENLVGVEGAGFYMLAEFFNHGRVVVGGHGLGLAAAAIEEAWEFVHDREAFGKTVDEFQAVQHKLADMQLGLQSARALTWHAAERVANQENAGYWAALAKTNATEAAMDCAEKGMQLHGGRSVLTENRISRVYRDVRIPVIYEGANDIQRNLIYNQAPM; this is encoded by the coding sequence ATGGATCTGCTATCCGAGAAACTCGTTCCGGAACACGCACACGAGGTCAAGGAGGAGGCTCGGGAGTTCGCTGCGGAGCATATCGAACCAGTCGCAGGTGAGTACTACGCGTCCGGGGAGTATCCCTGGGACGTGCTCGAAGCGGCCAGGGAGGCCGGCCTCGTCGCACAGGATATCAGCGAAGAGTGGGGCGGGAGCGGCTACGACCTCCAGCAGATGCTTGCGATGGCGGAGGAGCTGTACAAAGCCGACGCAGGGATCGCGCTGACAATCCAACTCGCCAGCTTCGGGGCGGAGATCGTCGAGGACCACGGCGCAGACTGGCAGAAAGAGGAGTTCCTTGAGCCCGTCGCCGCCGGCGATCAGCTTACCGGTCTCGCTGTCTCCGAACCGGAGACGGGGAGCGACCTCGCCGGGATGACGACGGCCGCCGAGAAGGACGGCGACGAGTGGGTGATTAACGGCGAAAAGTACTGGATCGGCAACGGCGTCGAGGCGGACTGGGTGACGCTGTACGCCAAGACCGGTGACGACCCGAACGACCGCTACGGGAACTACTCGATGTTTATCGTCCCGACGGACGCCGACGGCTACCACGCCGAGCACATCCCCGAAAAGATGGGCTTCCGAGCGTCCAAGCAGGCCCACATCGTGCTTGACGACTGCCGGATTCCGGAGGAGAATCTGGTCGGCGTCGAAGGGGCCGGCTTCTATATGCTCGCCGAGTTCTTCAATCACGGCCGCGTCGTCGTCGGCGGACACGGTCTCGGGCTGGCCGCCGCAGCCATCGAAGAAGCCTGGGAGTTCGTCCACGACCGCGAGGCCTTCGGCAAGACTGTCGATGAGTTCCAGGCTGTCCAGCACAAACTGGCCGATATGCAACTCGGTCTCCAGTCCGCCAGAGCGCTCACCTGGCACGCGGCGGAGCGCGTCGCAAACCAGGAGAACGCCGGCTACTGGGCCGCACTGGCAAAGACCAACGCGACCGAAGCCGCGATGGACTGTGCCGAGAAAGGGATGCAGCTCCACGGAGGACGGTCGGTGCTGACGGAGAACCGTATCTCCCGCGTGTACCGTGACGTCCGGATTCCGGTCATCTACGAGGGGGCCAACGATATCCAGCGGAACCTCATCTACAACCAGGCCCCGATGTAA
- a CDS encoding DUF6517 family protein gives MNRRDYLLAGATLGTAGLAGCSFLAAAEAPPPDVPKQRLEDGGWTRTDQSSETVFDRSYGPVSVEAVSSTVQYADEQLQERVASRTLDQVQTALSVFFATRVDFSPNLDNLPAGVGREELLAEVRTNARDSFEQQMEAQGLTDIEKSGEGTIDIDTGETAETVELSAVYPFEGISFDVTEDEAVEIPASDIDISAMFAVWHHGDFVIISGGAYPAQNFEQVVENDLSDGITVTVDVDLGLNPDTYRTEVRNLVTGVQ, from the coding sequence ATGAATCGTCGAGACTACCTGCTCGCCGGAGCCACCCTCGGAACCGCCGGGCTTGCGGGATGTTCGTTTCTGGCTGCAGCCGAGGCACCACCACCGGACGTTCCGAAACAGCGTCTCGAAGACGGCGGCTGGACGCGAACGGACCAGTCCTCGGAGACAGTGTTCGACCGGAGCTACGGCCCGGTTTCGGTCGAGGCCGTCTCCAGTACGGTCCAGTACGCCGACGAACAGCTACAGGAGCGTGTCGCCAGCCGAACCCTCGACCAGGTCCAGACTGCGCTCTCCGTGTTTTTCGCCACCCGCGTCGATTTCAGCCCCAATCTGGATAATCTCCCGGCTGGCGTGGGTCGCGAGGAACTGCTGGCGGAAGTCAGAACGAACGCCCGTGATAGCTTCGAACAGCAGATGGAAGCGCAGGGGCTGACCGACATCGAGAAATCCGGTGAGGGGACAATCGATATCGACACCGGGGAAACAGCTGAGACGGTGGAACTGTCCGCCGTGTACCCATTCGAGGGGATTTCCTTCGACGTGACCGAGGACGAGGCCGTCGAGATACCGGCCAGCGATATCGACATCTCGGCGATGTTCGCCGTCTGGCACCACGGCGATTTCGTCATCATATCTGGGGGCGCGTACCCGGCACAGAACTTCGAGCAGGTCGTCGAAAACGACCTGAGTGACGGAATCACAGTCACTGTCGATGTTGATCTCGGACTTAATCCCGACACCTATCGGACCGAAGTCCGGAATCTCGTCACTGGCGTCCAGTAA